CCCCCAGATGCCGAAGGTCAATGTCGCTGTGCCTGTGAGCATGTCGAAGAAGGCTTTGATGATGAGCGCGGGCGCGACTTGCATACAAAAGCGGAAGACTCCCACGCTGAGGAGGTCAATGAAGTCGAGCCACGGGCGGAATCGAATCATCTCCCAGATAACTTTCCACGCGGGGAGGGAGGGGGTGTTGAGTTCTTGTTGGGTGAGGGTTGATTCGGTCATTTTGAAAGCCTTTGGAGACTAGAGACTGGAGATTAGAGATTGGTTGCAGACATCAGAGAATTGGAGAATTAGAGAATTGAGGTTGATGTCTATGCCAGAACTTCTTCCATTCCAGTTTGGAGCAACTGATAAAACCTTGATGTTGAATCGGATGCCAGCGCTTTGCGGTCGCCGTATTCGAGGATGTTGCCTTTCTCGAGGATCAACACGTTGTCGGCGCGGTGGAGGGTGTCGAGTTTGTGGGCGATGATGATGGCGGTGCGACCTTTCAGCAGTTTGTCAATCGCGTTCTCCAGTTTGACTTCGGTGGCGGGATCGAGGCGGGAGGAGGCTTCGTCGAGGATCACCAAGCCTGGATTTTTCAGGAAGACGCGCGTGAAGGCGAGCAATTGCGCTTCGCCCGCGGACAGCGACCTTGATCCCGTTTCAAGGACGGAGTCCAACCCTTGAGGCAGACTCGCGTACCAGTCGCCGAGTTCGAGTTCTTCGAGGGTGGCGATGATTTTTTCATCGGAGATCGCGCGGTCGAAGAAGGTCAGGTTTTCGCGGACGGAGGCTTTGAATAACTGCACATCCTGAGTCACGATGGCGATGTCGCGGCGAAGCGAGTGGAGGTGATGGTCGCGGATGTCGGCGTTGTTGATTTTTATGCCGCCGCTGTTCACGTCATACAAACGGAAGATCAACCGTCCGATGGTGGTCTTTCCGCTTCCCGTGCGACCAAGCAGACCCAAAACAGAACCAGCCCGAAGGTCGAAAGAGAGGCGTGTGAGGACGGCGTCGTCGCCATTGTAGGAAAACGTCACATCGTCGAATGTCAACTGAATCGGATGCGAGTCCACATCCAAGCCCGCTTCGTTGCGAGTCTCAGGCTTGAACGCCTTGAACTCGGTCAATCGCTCGACACACGCGCCGATGGTTTGAAAACTTTCGATCTCGTGAGTCATCGCCCAGAACGGTTCTTCGAGCAGGTTGATGTAATGCACGAAAAGATAGACCGTGCCGATGGTGATGACGCTCGCGGTGAACAGCCAGTAACCGCTGACGATGGCGAGCAGTGTGCCGAGGGTGAGGGCGAGCCCCATCGCGTTTTCGATGATCCATCTTTTGAAATGCGACTTGCGATTGTGCTTGAGGATCTCGCCTTGATGACGGAACAATTCGCGGATGGAAAATCCGACCGCGCCGCTGGAGCGGATGTCTTCGGTGCCTGAGAGTTGTTCCTCGATGAAGCCGTAATATTGCGCTTCGGCTTCACGCCGCGCTTTTTGATGAGGCACGGCGATGTCTTTCACTTTGCCGAGGATGAAAATGGTGAGGAACGAATAGACCGTGAACGCCAGCCCCGCGCGCCAATCTTCGATGAACAACGCAATGAGGATGCCAACGAGGAGAAATCCGTTGGCGATGAGGTTCAACGCAAACTGCGAAAAGAACGTCGCCAGTTCGGTCACGTCGCCGTCAATGCGTTCGATGAGTTCGCCAGGCGTGTGGTCGTTGTGAAATTTCATGTCGAGATGCAAGGCATGTTCGGCGAGTTCGGCGCGGAGGGCGTTGGTGGCTGTCCATGCGACGTTTTCGCCCAGCCATGTGACTCCGATCGCAACGACTTGTTGAATCAACGCGATGCCGATGAAGGCGAGCGCGGTCCATGTGAGGGTTTGCAATGCTTCGCCAGCCAATGCGGAATCAATAAACTTTCGCATAATTTGAGGAGCGAAAATCCGCAAGCCGATACTGCCGAATAACAAAATGGCAAGCAAGGTGAATCGTCCACGCTGGGGGCGGATGTGAGAGGCGAGGAGGCGGTAGTAGGCGGAGAAGGAGAGATTCATGTTTCAGGTTCCAAGTTTCAAGTTTCAGGTTGCCAAGTTGTGGGTTGACGATTGACCCTGGACAATGGACGATGAAAATGGTCTATGGTCTATCGTCCATTGTCTGAAAGTAGCAACAAAAAAGCCACGATGCGAGGTGCACCGTGGCTGGGAGGACACAGGAAGAGACCGTCTAGGGGCGGTCACAGGGCGCACTTCGAGAAGGTATGAAGTTTTGGATCGGATCGTTTTTCGTGCGTAACATCATCGGTCGTGCGCTCCTTTCTTTGGGATTTGATTGCGCTCGGAGTTTACATGAGAGGGGGAGGTGTTGTCAAGGATGAAACCCCCATAAAATATCTTGAATCGACCTGATTTAGACACTTTCTATCATACCCTTGATTTTCTGAACTTCTTGAGCTGAAAGATTGTCCCAGTAGAATGGATCTATATCGGCTTGTAAATGTTTAGGATCAACGTAACTGATAAAAGAATTTAGAATAGCATGGATTATTGTAATACGCTTAAGTCTCTCATCATCAGCCTTCAAACCTAAAAACAACTGGCTCAAATGAAAAAACCAGTCTTTGAAATCGTTGTCACTGTGCTTGGTGTACATTTTGCAAAATGTTGCGTAGTCTATGATTCGATACTCATGATCATCGCGTGCGATCATTGACGCGGCTATTGCTTGGAGTTGATATTTGTGAATCCATTTATCTTTGGAGTGTTTAGGAATACCAGTCTTGGCCTGGGTTAATAACGATGGATTGGTAAATCCATTTTCAATCATGGTTAGAAATCCTTCAAATTTTTGCGTTTCTGTCGTTGTCGTAAAATCTAGAAACACGATTGTTTGTCTTAAGATTTGTACCCACCCAAAAAACTGACCCACGACAAAAAGAGTGCTCATGTAGTAATACTTTTCTGTGTTGTCGTTTGCAGGAAACCAGGATTCTTCTTCGATTACGTGTATGTTTTTAATGATGTTTTCAGCTCTGTCTCGTAACGCTATTGCGGTATGAAGAATCGGAGATGCATATTTTCTTTTGGCTATTATTGCTTCTCGTCCTCGTTGCACCCTTTGAGGTAGCACAACATCAAAGATGAATTTTGTTGAAGCGCCAATGATGCCGCCAACAACTGATGACAAAAAGAGCCACAAGATGGTGTTTTCTTGAAAAGCTTGCTGTAGCCAACTAGCCATGAGTTTCTCCTCTGATCCTAATGCGCGTTTGTGTTGGAAAACCTTCTTGTCAACTTCCCTTCTTCTCGATCTTCGCCCACGCATCCTTCAAATTCACCGTCAAGTTGAACACGGGTTTTTCGGGCGTTGAATCTTTATCCACACAGAAATATCCAAGCCGCTCGAACTGATAGCGCGAACCAGCCTCAGGCGCGGCGAGAGACGGCTCCACGTTTCCCGTGAGAATCTCAAGCGAGTTCGGATTCAAACAGTTGAGGAATCCCTCTTCGCCTTCTTCGGGATTTTCCTTCGAGAAGAGTCGGTCGTACATGCGGACTTCCGCTTCTTTCGCATGGACGGCTGATACCCAGTGGATGGTGGATTTCACCTTGCGACCATCGGGCGAGTCGCCGCCGCGCGTGGACGGGTCATACGTGGCGTGGACCTCGATCACTTCGCCCGCGTCGTTCTTCACAACATGCGTGCATTTGATGAAATATGCGTAGCGCAATCTCACTTCGTTGCCAGGGAACAGACGATAATATTTCGGCGGCGGCGTTTCGCGGAAGTCATCCTGCTCGATGTAAATGATTTTCGAGAACGGGACTTTGCGCGTCCCAGCGTTCGGGTCTTCGGGGTTGTTGACCGCGTCCATCTCTTCGACGAGAGCATCGGGGTAATTATCAATAATCACTTTCAGTGGACGAATCACTGCCATGCGGCGAAGCGAAGTCTTGTTGAGGTCTTCGCGCACGCACGCTTCAAGCAACGACACATCGCTGACGCTGTAATTTTTTGCCACACCTACGCGGCGAATGAAATCGAGAATGGCTTCTGCCGTGTATCCGCGCCGACGCATCGCGCGCAACGTGGGCATACGCGGATCGTCCCAGCCTGAAACATGATTCTCTTCGACCAAGCGGCGAAGTTTGCGTTTGCTCATCACGGTGTAATTCATGTTGAGCCGCGCGAACTCGATCTGACGCGGTTTGAACACATCGAGTTGTTCCAAGAACCACTCGTACAACGGACGATGATCTTCGTATTCGAGCGAACACAACGAGTGGGTAATGCCTTCCATCGAGTCGTTCTGTCCATGCGACCAATCGTACATCGGATAAATTTTCCACTTGTCGCCTGTGCGGTGATGCGGCGCGTGGATGATGCGATACATGGCAGGGTCGCGCATGTTGATGTTCGGATGCGCCATGTCAATTTTGGCGCGCAAAATCCGCGAGCCATCGGGGAACTCGCCGTTCTTCATGCGTTCGAGCAAGTCCATGTTCTCTTCCGCGTCGCGCTCGCGGAACGGAGAATTTTTTCCAGCCTCGGTCAGCGTGCCGCGATTTTTGCTCACCTCTTCGGGAGTCTGATCGTCCACGTATGCTTTGCCAGCCAACACAAGTTTCTGCGCC
This is a stretch of genomic DNA from Candidatus Defluviilinea gracilis. It encodes these proteins:
- a CDS encoding ABC transporter ATP-binding protein encodes the protein MNLSFSAYYRLLASHIRPQRGRFTLLAILLFGSIGLRIFAPQIMRKFIDSALAGEALQTLTWTALAFIGIALIQQVVAIGVTWLGENVAWTATNALRAELAEHALHLDMKFHNDHTPGELIERIDGDVTELATFFSQFALNLIANGFLLVGILIALFIEDWRAGLAFTVYSFLTIFILGKVKDIAVPHQKARREAEAQYYGFIEEQLSGTEDIRSSGAVGFSIRELFRHQGEILKHNRKSHFKRWIIENAMGLALTLGTLLAIVSGYWLFTASVITIGTVYLFVHYINLLEEPFWAMTHEIESFQTIGACVERLTEFKAFKPETRNEAGLDVDSHPIQLTFDDVTFSYNGDDAVLTRLSFDLRAGSVLGLLGRTGSGKTTIGRLIFRLYDVNSGGIKINNADIRDHHLHSLRRDIAIVTQDVQLFKASVRENLTFFDRAISDEKIIATLEELELGDWYASLPQGLDSVLETGSRSLSAGEAQLLAFTRVFLKNPGLVILDEASSRLDPATEVKLENAIDKLLKGRTAIIIAHKLDTLHRADNVLILEKGNILEYGDRKALASDSTSRFYQLLQTGMEEVLA
- a CDS encoding glutamine--tRNA ligase/YqeY domain fusion protein — translated: MSPEESTPSDFIREAVKEDLKNGRFNYVRTRLPPEPNGYLHIGHVKAFMIDYLVAKENGGELVLRFDDTNPTKEETEFVEAIEDDARWLGIEWAKVTYASDYFDLLYEWAQKLVLAGKAYVDDQTPEEVSKNRGTLTEAGKNSPFRERDAEENMDLLERMKNGEFPDGSRILRAKIDMAHPNINMRDPAMYRIIHAPHHRTGDKWKIYPMYDWSHGQNDSMEGITHSLCSLEYEDHRPLYEWFLEQLDVFKPRQIEFARLNMNYTVMSKRKLRRLVEENHVSGWDDPRMPTLRAMRRRGYTAEAILDFIRRVGVAKNYSVSDVSLLEACVREDLNKTSLRRMAVIRPLKVIIDNYPDALVEEMDAVNNPEDPNAGTRKVPFSKIIYIEQDDFRETPPPKYYRLFPGNEVRLRYAYFIKCTHVVKNDAGEVIEVHATYDPSTRGGDSPDGRKVKSTIHWVSAVHAKEAEVRMYDRLFSKENPEEGEEGFLNCLNPNSLEILTGNVEPSLAAPEAGSRYQFERLGYFCVDKDSTPEKPVFNLTVNLKDAWAKIEKKGS